A genomic region of Arachis hypogaea cultivar Tifrunner chromosome 5, arahy.Tifrunner.gnm2.J5K5, whole genome shotgun sequence contains the following coding sequences:
- the LOC112800194 gene encoding ABC transporter E family member 2 codes for MADRLTRIAIVSNDRCKPKKCRQECKKSCPVVRTGRLCIEVTSASKIAFISEELCIGCGICVKKCPFEAIQIINLPKDLDKDTTHRYGPNTFKLHRLPVPRPGQVLGLVGTNGIGKSTALKVLAGKLKPNLGRFTNPPDWQEILTYFRGSELQNYFTRILEDDLKAIIKPQYVDHIPKAVQGNVGQVLDQKDERDKKAELCADLELNQVIDRNVGDLSGGELQRFAIAVVAIQNAEIYMFDEPSSYLDVKQRLKAAQVIRSLLRPNSYVIVVEHDLSVLDYLSDFICCLYGKPGAYGVVTLPFSVREGINIFLAGFVPTENLRFRDDSLTFKVAETPQETAEEAQSYARYKYPTMTKTQGNFKLRVVEGEFTDSQIVVMLGENGTGKTTFIRMLAGLLKPDTIEGGSDAEMPEFNVSYKPQKISPKFQSTVRNLLHQKIRDAYTHPQFISDVMKPLLIEQLMDQEVVNLSGGELQRVALCLCLGKPADIYLIDEPSAYLDSEQRIHAAKVIKRFILHAKKTAFVVEHDFIMATYLADRVIVYEGKPSLDCTANSPQSLLTGMNLFLSHLDITFRRDPTNYRPRINKLDSTKDREQKNAGSYYYLDD; via the exons ATGGCGGATCGGTTGACGCGTATTGCTATTGTTAGCAACGACAGGTGCAAGCCCAAAAAGTGCCGCCAGGAGTGTAAGAAGAGTTGCCCTGTCGTCAGAACCG GTAGATTGTGTATTGAAGTTACTTCTGCTTCAAAGATTGCTTTCATATCTGAGGAGTTGTGTATTGGGTGCGGTATTTGTGTTAAG AAATGCCCTTTTGAAGCCATCCAGATTATCAATTTGCCTAAGGACTTGGACAAGGACACTACACACAGATATGGTCCCAATACTTTTAAGCTGCACAG GTTGCCTGTGCCAAGGCCAGGTCAAGTGCTTGGATTGGTTGGTACTAATGGTATTGGGAAGTCCACTGCCCTTAAAGTTTTGGCCGGAAAGCTGAAGCCAAACCTTGGTCGTTTCACC AATCCCCCTGATTGGCAGGAGATTCTGACCTATTTTCGAGGATCGGAATTGCAGAATTATTTTACTCGAATTCTTGAGGATGATCTTAAG GCTATCATCAAGCCTCAGTATGTTGACCACATTCCAAAAGCAGTGCAAGGGAATGTGGGGCAGGTGCTTGATCAGAAAGATGAGAGAGATAAGAAGGCAGAGCTTTGTGCTGATCTGGAGCTTAACCAGGTTATAGATCGTAATGTTGGTGATCTTTCTGGTGGAGAGCTCCAAAGGTTCGCCATTGCAGTTGTTGCCATCCAGAATGCAGAGATATACATGTTTGATGAACCCTCTAGCTATCTTGATGTGAAGCAGAGACTGAAAGCCGCTCAAGTTATTCGGTCATTGCTTAGGCCTAATAG CTATGTAATTGTTGTGGAGCATGATCTGAGTGTCTTGGACTACTTGTCTGATTTCATTTGCTGTTTGTATGGCAAACCTGGTGCATATGGAGTTGTGACATTACCTTTCTCAGTCAGAGAAGGAATTAATATCTTCTTGGCTGGTTTTGTTCCAACAGAAAATCTTAGGTTCCGTGATGACTCTCTTACCTTCAAG GTTGCTGAGACTCCACAGGAAACTGCTGAGGAGGCTCAGTCATATGCCCGATACAAATATCCAACCATGACCAAAACTCAGGGCAATTTCAAGCTTCGTGTTGTTGAGGGAGAGTTCACGGATTCTCAGATTGTTGTGATGCTGGGAGAGAATGGAACTGGAAAGACAACATTTATTCGAATGCTG GCTGGTTTGTTAAAACCTGACACAATAGAAGGTGGATCTGACGCAGAGATGCCTGAGTTTAATGTTTCTTACAAGCCTCAGAAGATTAGCCCAAAGTTCCAGTCAACTGTTAGAAACTTGCTGCATCAAAAAATACGTGATGCATACACTCATCCCCAGTTTATATCAGATGTGATGAAGCCACTTCTTATTGAACAATTGATGGACCAAGAGGTTGTGAATCTTTCTGGTGGAGAGCTGCAAAGAGTTGCATTATGTCTCTGTCTTGGAAAG CCTGCAGACATTTATTTGATAGATGAGCCAAGTGCATATCTTGACTCTGAACAGCGAATTCATGCTGCCAAAGTCATCAAGAGGTTTATCCTTCATGCGAAGAAAACAGCTTTTGTGGTTGAGCACGATTTCATTATGGCAACTTATCTTGCTGATAGAGTTATTGTTTATGAGGGTAAACCATCACTTGATTGTACTGCCAATTCTCCGCAATCATTGTTGACTGGCATGAACCTTTTCTTGTCG CATCTCGATATCACATTTAGAAGGGACCCAACTAATTATCGTCCTAGGATTAACAAACTTGATTCAACCAAGGACAGAGAACAAAAGAATGCTGGGTCTTACTATTACCTTGACGACTGA
- the LOC112800195 gene encoding uncharacterized protein translates to MGGGKEHDEKGLFSHLAQGAASSYAHSHGHHGAYPPQGYPPPAGYGAYPPGQHGYPPAHGYPPAGYPPPGGYPPPGGYPPAGYPNPHGHSHHSGSGMGGLLAGGAAAAAAAYGAHHLSHGHHSGHMGYMGHMGHMGHMGHGKFKHGKFKHGKFGKHGKYKRGKFGKMFKKWK, encoded by the exons ATGGGAGGTGGAAAGGAGCATGATGAGAAAGGGTTGTTTTCACACCTTGCTCAAGGGGCAGCATCAAGTTATGCTCACTCACATGGACATCATGGAGCATACCCTCCTCAAGGGTACCCTCCCCCTGCTGGATATGGTGCCTACCCTCCAGGACAACACGGTTACCCTCCCGCCCACGGGTACCCCCCTGCCGGTTACCCTCCTCCCGGTGGCTATCCTCCTCCTGGTGGTTATCCACCAGCTGGTTATCCTAATCCACATG GGCATAGTCACCACAGCGGCAGCGGGATGGGAGGATTGCTTGCTGGAGGTGCTGCCGCTGCGGCTGCCGCATATGGCGCCCACCATCTTTCTCACGGCCACCATAGCGGACACATGGGCTACATGGGCCACATGGGACATATGGGACACATGGGACATGGGAAATTCAAGCATGGCAAGTTCAAGCATGGAAAGTTCGGCAAGCATGGGAAATATAAGCGTGGCAAGTTTGGTAAAATGTTCAAGAAGTGGAAGTAG
- the LOC112800197 gene encoding F-box protein SKIP31-like isoform X1 — MTISEDEDETLAHFLESEVLSETSDQEEENPEEPEPKRKRVEEAESSKEGAKQSLSSNSLLEPKNYSVNNVVVPKRIETGSFSKVPPELFHHILKFLSSEDLISCSLVCRFLNYAASDEALWRRLYCMRWGLLPPTRKLRECPWKNLYIQRDGEDMVELVRSCQNEFKEYYIQMQAAKRSQAPHPSQVKDDRIILDKTLADQVSSWKSSKGLSDAVVTDHACSGETCSYYEIGDVFICEKTGQVHVCDETCREVIMDPTNELLVCTISGHCFDRFLSPSEMEPDTELQQGGATDEAEPFMGSGRFARAYSLGYNCADEKELKATLRFC; from the exons ATGACTATTTCCGAAGACGAGGACGAAACCCTAGCTCACTTTCTCGAATCGGAGGTTCTCTCCGAAACCTCTGACCAG GAGGAGGAGAATCCGGAGGAGCCTGAACCAAAGAGAAAGAGGGTAGAGGAGGCGGAGAGTTCTAAGGAAGGTGCCAAACAAAGTTTAAGTTCAAATTCATTGTTGGAGCCGAAGAATTACAGTGTGAATAACGTAGTGGTGCCGAAGAGGATTGAGACCGGTTCTTTCAGCAAAGTCCCACCTGAGCTCTTTCACCATATCCTTAAATTCCTGTCCTCAGAG GACCTTATTTCTTGTTCCTTGGTCTGTAGGTTTCTAAATTATGCAGCATCTGATGAAGCATTGTGGCGTCGATT GTACTGTATGCGATGGGGTCTTCTTCCCCCTACAAGAAAGTTAAGGGAATGTCCATGGAAAAATTTATATATTCAG CGTGATGGAGAGGATATGGTTGAACTTGTCAGAAGCTGCCAAAATGAGTTTAAGGAGTATTACATTCAAATGCAAGCAGCTAAGCGGAGTCAAGCCCCTCATCCTTCGCAG GTGAAGGACGACAGAATAATCCTTGACAAAACATTAGCTGATCAAGTGTCATCATGGAAAAGCAGCAAGGGACTCAGCGATGCAGTGGTAACTGATCATGCTTGTTCTGGGGAAACATGCTCTTACTATGAAATCGGAGATGTATTTATTTGTGAGAAGACCGGGCAAGTTCATG tttGTGATGAGACTTGTAGAGAAGTAATCATGGATCCCACCAATGAGCTTTTGGTCTGTACAATATCAGGGCACTGTTTCGATAGATTTCTGTCACCGTCCGAGATGGAGCCGGATACT GAACTGCAGCAAGGTGGTGCAACTGATGAGGCAGAACCATTTATGGGGTCGGGCCGTTTTG CAAGAGCTTATTCGCTGGGATACAATTGTGCTGATGAGAAGGAGCTGAAAGCAACTTTAAGGTTTTGCTGA
- the LOC112800197 gene encoding F-box protein SKIP31-like isoform X2 — MTISEDEDETLAHFLESEVLSETSDQEEENPEEPEPKRKRVEEAESSKEGAKQSLSSNSLLEPKNYSVNNVVVPKRIETGSFSKVPPELFHHILKFLSSEDLISCSLVCRFLNYAASDEALWRRLYCMRWGLLPPTRKLRECPWKNLYIQRDGEDMVELVRSCQNEFKEYYIQMQAAKRSQAPHPSQVKDDRIILDKTLADQVSSWKSSKGLSDAVVTDHACSGETCSYYEIGDVFICEKTGQVHVCDETCREVIMDPTNELLVCTISGHCFDRFLSPSEMEPDTVGTAARWCN; from the exons ATGACTATTTCCGAAGACGAGGACGAAACCCTAGCTCACTTTCTCGAATCGGAGGTTCTCTCCGAAACCTCTGACCAG GAGGAGGAGAATCCGGAGGAGCCTGAACCAAAGAGAAAGAGGGTAGAGGAGGCGGAGAGTTCTAAGGAAGGTGCCAAACAAAGTTTAAGTTCAAATTCATTGTTGGAGCCGAAGAATTACAGTGTGAATAACGTAGTGGTGCCGAAGAGGATTGAGACCGGTTCTTTCAGCAAAGTCCCACCTGAGCTCTTTCACCATATCCTTAAATTCCTGTCCTCAGAG GACCTTATTTCTTGTTCCTTGGTCTGTAGGTTTCTAAATTATGCAGCATCTGATGAAGCATTGTGGCGTCGATT GTACTGTATGCGATGGGGTCTTCTTCCCCCTACAAGAAAGTTAAGGGAATGTCCATGGAAAAATTTATATATTCAG CGTGATGGAGAGGATATGGTTGAACTTGTCAGAAGCTGCCAAAATGAGTTTAAGGAGTATTACATTCAAATGCAAGCAGCTAAGCGGAGTCAAGCCCCTCATCCTTCGCAG GTGAAGGACGACAGAATAATCCTTGACAAAACATTAGCTGATCAAGTGTCATCATGGAAAAGCAGCAAGGGACTCAGCGATGCAGTGGTAACTGATCATGCTTGTTCTGGGGAAACATGCTCTTACTATGAAATCGGAGATGTATTTATTTGTGAGAAGACCGGGCAAGTTCATG tttGTGATGAGACTTGTAGAGAAGTAATCATGGATCCCACCAATGAGCTTTTGGTCTGTACAATATCAGGGCACTGTTTCGATAGATTTCTGTCACCGTCCGAGATGGAGCCGGATACTGTAG GAACTGCAGCAAGGTGGTGCAACTGA
- the LOC112800198 gene encoding uncharacterized protein — protein MNRMRVGFRISSAAVAAAAEKGGVWRRSMSTVSKAKEIIEGKKGKNRKATSELCNYLGIPHQSRSEMALTLSKFMKLYNARSPGIKKDDIWEKNLNTLLRGKTSIGFPEVARILSPEFGQQGGISTKDSSMDSHTDNTKGKGSKKKGKSSKK, from the exons ATGAATCGGATGCGCGTGGGGTTCCGTATCTCCTCTGCCGCCGTGGCTGCGGCGGCGGAAAAGGGAGGAGTATGGCGGAGGAGCATGTCGACGGTGTCAAAGGCGAAAGAAATAATTGAAGGGAAGAAGGGCAAAAATCGCAAAGCTACGAGCGAACTCTGCAACTACCTCGGCATCCCTCATCAGTCTCGTTCAGAGATGGCGTTGACCCTCTCTAAGTTCATGAAGCTCTACAATGCCAGG AGTCCTGGTATTAAGAAAGATGATATCTGGGAGAAGAATTTGAATACTTTGTTACGTGGCAAAACTAGTATTGGTTTTCCTGAGGTTGCTAGAATTCTGTCTCCAGAATTTGGCCAGCAGGGTGGAATCAGCACCAAGGACAGTAGCATGGATTCTCACACGGACAACACAAAGGGGAAGGGttcaaaaaagaaagggaaaTCATCAAAGAAGTAG
- the LOC112800199 gene encoding upstream activation factor subunit UAF30-like → MAPARVFGAFAGRALMAAAAKAGASATAKKAASGGAATATKAAKKAPSRPRNNVGIQKVVPVSSELGSFLGASEVSRTHAVKRVWEYIKLQNLQNPSNKKEIFCDDKLKTIFDGKDKVGFTEIARLLATHFVKSS, encoded by the exons ATGGCACCAGCTAGGGTTTTTGGCGCTTTCGCCGGAAGAGCGCTCATGGCTGCTGCGGCCAAGGCCGGAGCATCCGCCACGGCCAAGAAGGCGGCGTCCGGTGGAGCTGCCACCGCGACTAAGGCGGCGAAGAAGGCGCCGAGCAGACCGCGCAACAACGTGGGGATACAGAAGGTAGTGCCGGTGTCTTCCGAGCTCGGAAGCTTCCTCGGTGCTTCGGAGGTGTCCCGAACTCACGCTGTGAAGAGAGTGTGGGAGTACATCAAGCTGCAGAATCTTCAG AATCCTAGTAATAAGAAGGAGATCTTTTGTGATGACAAGTTGAAGACTATTTTTGATGGGAAAGACAAGGTCGGGTTCACAGAGATTGCAAGATTGCTAGCTACCCATTTTGTAAAATCAAGCTAG